In Leptodactylus fuscus isolate aLepFus1 chromosome 9, aLepFus1.hap2, whole genome shotgun sequence, the genomic window TTCAGACCAAACACATCCAAACTAAAACTGCTattgtattctggggtctgaacatATAACGAGCAGAGAAAGTGAtcaaacaaacagtgttactcaactCTCCTAGAATCCTGCAAGACTCCCTTCAGGTTGTTGTTTCCGGGTCTTCTGACTGTCGTCAGGGcctgctgaagcctgtgattggacctcagtgaatCGTTTGGCATCATGACACTTACACGCAAACGTCACAAAGCTGCATGTTCCGTGTGCCCGCTGAGGCCTAACCATGGTCCCTGACCACAGTCAGTCAGAAGACTGGAGAACAGCAGGGAGTAGCACCaaggcccaggagaggcgagtaacacTGATCAGTATATACAAGTATAACAGCAGTTCTACTTTGTCCATGTTcgggcaaacctcacaagataAAACTCATGAGGTTTGCCCATAACATACTGATTCTGAAAGAGGGCACAGTTTAAAAGGGCCATGACCTAAATAATTGCCATTAATCAGAATGGAGATAAAATGcccgaataatcattattttgatttaggtcataattgccCCACTCCAATTGAAAGcggtgtgcttttttttttgcaggagagAGGAACACGTATGAATTTATTACctgcttatttattttattacatttatctTACAAAAATGATGTACATGTTGGCAAGGGAACACATTAAATTATTAGGACATTTTCGGAGGGTTTTGTTCCCTGCATGGACTGAAGAGGTCAGCGGTTTTTATAATGGTTGCCTACCTTGTTCAAATACTGAACTATCAGTTGGAAGTGTCTGCAGGCTGCGACTCACAGAGGTCTTCATATCTTTGTTCAACAATCTTGTGGATGAGCCCAACCAGCTTGGTTCCTCCCAGCTCCGCTTACCAGAAGGACTAGATCGAGATGGACTAGCAGGAGCACTAATAGCTCGATCATACATCTAAACAAATTGGAGGAGACTCGCATTAGTTTGTTAGTACCGCACGGACCGTGCATCAGTTCTTCTTCAGTGACAATGTGCTGATAAAATACAAGATTATTTGGTCTGTGCTAGGGAGCTAAATGGTATGATCAACAAATGAGGCAAACCAATCAACAAAACAACTTACGTGGATGATGGATACCTTATTTGTGCAGGAAAGTTTCATTTGCATTACCAGCAGTAAATATGACTGAAGTTGGTAGTATGATGTGTTACGTGAGAAATTTCTCTGCCATAACACATTGGAGTAGATACACCAATTATTTATCATCTCTCATCAAAAGTGGTAATATTCACCTTACTAATGCCCTGTGACACATGGGTAGACTTTTCTCTGGTCTCTTGCTAGTCTCTGTTTATCAGGGTCCAGCAAGGGTATGGCAGGTTGATATGTGAGTGCTGCATCTGCAAAGGGATGACAACACTGCTTTTATCTCTgcagtcagtgattggctgccaCAGTCACATGTCTTGTCAACTCAACATGGAAGTGGGTGAACAGAGAAAGATGAGACCAAGGAAGAGTCAGAATAGCAGCATGGGTTTGGTAAGGTCAGTATTACCATTTTAAATTTGTTGAAACCACTCAGCTGTTTACAAACCTATCAAGAGGTTGGGAAACCCCATTTAGGTTAAAGACAcgaattgcagaaaagctgcgttttttgtttcagattttatagcgtttctgagccaaagtcaggcctaaaatggaataaaaaagaagctcttaggctggggccccacgggacgtaaacactgcgatttgcccgcagcggagacactgcgggaaaaaacgtggcgttttacagtgcaagcaaagggggtgggattcatgcaaatcccaagtCCACtttgcggacacactgcgatttgcaaagccgttgcagctttgcaaattgcagcatgtcaattatatctacggaaactccggtggctttcccgtgtatataatgggaagagaaagtccgcagaggaaaacactgtgtactttctcttcaaagcgctgcagaaagaaccgcaatgcgatcacgcagcagttctttccgcagcgctttagccccGCGATTACGGCTTGTGGGGTCTAAGCTTTATACTGCTCCCTTCTTCTAAACTCctggctttaaaatgcagtgatatgtgcaaaaaacaaaacaaaaaaaacaacaaaacacaaacaaaacacaaaaatttaGCTTTTCCACATTGTGTCGATTaagccttaaagggtttggccagtcttttttatttttttcaaatttaggtGACCGAACCACCCTGGGAGGCACTGGATCACCAGGGACAGGTATTTATATGTCCGTcccacacccctcccccacctTATTAAAAGCAAAaagaatattaaaaaacaaaacaaaaaaaaaaacccacacattagcctggacaaccactttaatgttCTTTTTGAGTTATTGTATAGAAATCACTGTAGTAGAACTCTTCTAAAAAGTTAACATTTTTATCCTTCTTATACATACCCGCTTCACTGCAAGGGTTGCTATTCCTAGCATTGCAGCTCCGCCAACTCCAAGCACCAGTCGGGCATTGGATAGTACAAAATCTATAGCAGTACCAATGCCATTGTCatctttttttcctttcttctctCCAGCCCCTGCCATGTTTCCTGTAAGAGAAGACAAGAGATTGGGAGGGGAACTATAAATGATGTTCCAGTCAGTAAAAACCCAATCCTTTGAGTAAACTGAAGCATCTGACAAGTAAACACTATGAGTTATTAAGGGCTCTTACGTTTCACCATACTGCATACCTTACTGTCAGGGTGCCATCGGAGCTTTCATGTAAGGGAGGTTATATAATAAGTAGTTTAACTAAGGTCAAGAAGCCATATTCTATTAAATAATAACCTATCACAAGGGCTGTGTAAATGTTTGAACCTGAAGTGATCACTGTTAACAAGACAATCAGCCACAATTGCTTAGTAAATATCATAGATGTGAAATATCCAGGACGTTTACCTGTAGACGACAGAAAAATGTCGATGACCAGTCTTTTACACCAACCCTCCCAGTTTGGTACTCAGGAAAACCTGTCCTTTCTCCAGTTGTTTctctctgtcttcctgctttgtgagGCTCTGATTTTTTCTAAATTCTCTGCGCACATATGAAGCGTAGTAGTCACGATCAGTAAACTGTAACTTGCGCCCTTGACGCAGGAGGGCACGATACAGAGTCAAAACTGCCTCACGAGACCAGCCTGCCATGGCAGGTATGGAAGGAGAAGAGATGGTCCAGccagtctatggagaaaaaagacaaaaaaaaacaaatgaaagCATAAAACACACTATTATGGAAGGAGGTTACATAATGATTTATCACATGTGCGCTACTCTAAACTTTATATTTTAATACTGTATTTATTCACAATCTTAAGGTGGATTCACAACGGACGGATACCAGGCGTCTAatatactccctttaaaaaaaaaagtatatctacccatatgcctggggtgaccgccccaggcacattttctgatttcctggtaaCGTCCCATTTCGCTCTTTCCAGAGATGGGAGGCCACCAGTACTCGCCTGTCTCACCCCCCATACTCACTGACGCTCACCGCTGACTTCCTCTCCACTCGTCGCTTCCATCACAAGTAAGCCGGAGCCTGGGCAATAAAACGCCAACACAAGCAAAAAGTAGCAGCGAGCAATTGTGGCTTCTGCCGGTGATCTATTGCGCAGGCACCAGTTCCATATCTCGGGAGCGGGAAGAAGAGGGGACAGTGGCACCCCAAAGTCATCTCCATGACGAGAAGACAGCTATAGGTATATAGCTATACCTCCATCTGTGGTCAGGTAAATGGGTGTTATCCTCTGGTCAATCAGGAATAACGTTTAAAGCGGTTGTACCACTACAAACACCCCTCCCCCTTCCCGCCACCTACCTACTAGACAGGGATAAGTCTGATCTctgggaagggggtgggggtcaTCAAACCACCGGAACTCTcagtgatcacaagaacagggacCTGCAGGTTCTCCTACGTGCTCTATATGACTGAAGCAGTGATATCcaccacttctatggggctgactGAGATCTTTGTCCCACATTCACATAAAGCACTCAGTAGAAGATATGGGGCTCTGTTCTCCTGATGATTGGGGTGCCGCAGTAGTCAGACACTTATTCTCTATTCTGTGGAGTGGAAAAACCCATCCTGAAAGGAGTCAGTCAAAGGGCTGCTTCAGACATGGTCAAATTTTTCCACTGTGAATCTGCAGCACATTCTTCATGTTGGGGTTGGACTAAGCAGTAACTTGTGGACATGCAACACTAACATCACAACTATTGTGCTACTACAATGAATAGTAGTGAATGTAGTCAGAAAATACAGCAGGTCGCAATGTGAATACATTTACTATCATTAGGTGAGATGTAGAAGCCTCACACCACCAGCCTATGTTGTGCGATTGCACTTTGCTGTGAAGTTCTACACTAACATGTTGACTTGACCCACAGCAGAAAACTCAATCTACTGTACAGTAAATGGTCTGTGATtttcaatgcaaaatctgaaatAAATATCTACAACAAATCAGCCAAGTGAGTGGCTAATGACAAATCCATTTTCTTATACAGTATCTGGGATTTCTGGAGGCCTCCAGTTTAAGACAGTCATCTGTAAGACAGAACAGAAAGCATCCACAAATGTCTCTCTCCCTCTCGTGTCCGTGTTACACTGACTGCTGGAAGACCAACCTAAAAATAAAGCAGAAGCAAACCTGTTGGATTTTGTTATTAAGATTAGATCTGGCACACAACAATCTATACTGCCCTGTGCCCTGGGATGGAGACACCAAACAGAACCCAGGCGTAGTTGTGACCCCGGCCTTACTGTAGTGGCAAAGATGTCATGGCATAAACCTGAGGCTGACAGCCTGGACCGACAATCCTGACCATATAAAGGCACAGCTAACACTAGCATTTGGTTGTTCTGTCCACCAGGTCCAATTGGgtacccaaaaaacggaaaccctatccgcttaacaATGTGGTTACATCCACCAGGATCCCACTGATTTTATATGAGAGCGTGGGAGAGAAAAGGCCTCCTTGCAtgaattttctctccaccaattttaagcGGAATCTGAGACAGAGTGCTGGAACATGTGTGAACATAGTCGAAGGGTCTCTTCACATTGTCATTGGCAGTTTTGATAGACCATTATCAGTCAATAGGATGCATTACAGATCTGGCAGGCAGAAGACGCCTTGCAGTGTGAACAGGGCCAAAGAGCTCATTCCATACACATGTAATAGCCCGGAGAACTGGAGACAAGATTAAGTTGTGACCATGGGGCTGGGCTTTATCTTCTCTGCCCATTTGTTGTAGACTACaaaggctgataacagggaacaacaaCTTACAGCACATGGTACAGCACCTAGATCCCTTCTACCTAATCTAACACCTCCCTGTGTCCTGGTATCTCTACATGACACCTATGCCAGGCAGGGACCACTAACTGCCCGCATTACTATGTCACTACATGTAAGTGTTCACGTTACACAGAACAGTACACCGCCACGGCTCACGTGTGCGCTCACCCTCCACTGACCCCGCCGTCTTTAGGGAACATCCCTTTGGCTGTCCAATATTACACTTTACCTCTCAGGGTCGCCGGTAATATGTCTGAACTTCCGGTATCCAGAGGGTGGTGATGCACTTCCGGCTAGCTCAACCATAGAGCGAAGAGAACGCCGCTCGTAGTCAGGAGACGGAATGCGGAGCGTCACTAGCGCAGTGCATGGCGGGAGTCACGTGAGCTCCTGAATGCGCAGACTCTGATAGCTGGTGGGGGCTTAGGAGTGATCTGCGCATACACATGTGTAGAGTAATGTACAGAGCCAGGTGTGGCTAGAGCAGCGCTGGGCATGCGCCATATGTACATACTGCTGTGGCGCgcactgtatactgtgtacatgtACCTCACCTGAAGCCAGGACATTCATAGACAGATAAAAGCGCCCTCAGTGATGACGTATAGTCTCAGCCAAGTGCTGTACAGTGCAAGTGTCATATAGGAGAGCCCTTAGCCTATACAATATGTAGCTATATGTCTTTGTGGAGAATTAGCAATACATGTGCACAGGCGTCCCCTAGTGGTGGAGGCTGCCTGGTATGTGATGGGTGAGACTCCCAGGTGAACAAGGTTTagggtcacttaaaggggtttagtCTATATGCACACGGCCATATGCAGTCTGCGCGTCACAGATTGGTGTCCTGTGTCATCTGtagttttcactgacccatacattgaaaatgaattgacagagccaGAAATATAGTCAGGTATAGTCCGGTATAGGACCTACTCCATGTTTTGTGGCTCTTCAATTCAGCCTGAACACACAGCCCCAAAACctacagctgtgtgtatgggtctgtacttttatctgcaattgtggatacaATTCCAGCCGTTTGCATGAGGCCTTATACTTACTTTTCCTGGGTTCTATTGTGAGCGAACCACAGAATTccaagtcacatgatcagaaccagaacAGGGCTCGAAGTTTCTCCACTTCCCCTACTGTGTCCACGCTTAGTTAGTTACCTGTATTATGAAGCTGGCTTTATAATTGTATTGTTGGCACTGGTCTCCAGGACGCTAAGTAAGTAAAATGCCGATTAATCTCAGCTGTATATTATTACTGGGTGTGAGGTTTTTCTGATAGCTGAAATTAATCAGTGTTTCATATACTGAGAAGTGAACACAATGGTGGTCCAAGGACTGGAGATGGCTATAGCTGCATTGGCACATTGTGTGACACCATCCTAATGATGagttccaatcacatgaccttCCCTGGAGAATCTCGTAAGTCCTGAGCCCCACGTGGCGGAGACATTTCAGTGAGAAAAAGGCCTTGGTCAAAACCACAGCGGTTTACAGTGGATGTGATGGTAGTGAAGCAGCATATTAATtatatacttatggaaatgttggcagttttcctataggtatactttaaaggggctctatcattgggaaaagtcatttttaactaatcacatccttgcacagcctttagaaaggctattccacacctacctttagtatgtaaattacctcagtggttttttaataagtcagtttttattcatatgctaattagcttccagccagcacaggaagttcccagcagcactcctctctgctagtctttcctatctgtgtgtgcaaacaggaaggcATCAGCAAcctgtactgtacacatacataggaaagaatagcaaagaggagtggacgatgagacttctggggtgcaccaagaggctaattagcatatgaataaaaatgggctaattcaaaaaccactgaggcgatttacatacaagaggtaggtgtggaatagactttctaaagtcttagtgcttagttaaaaatgacttttcccaatgatagagaccctttaagcagaaagtctgcagaggaaaatttgcagactttctgtaacaaaaaaacaaaaaacagtttgtagaaaaaccatgatgcgtttctgccgcagtttttcctgcatcaatttttttgtctgtggctcggtaagggctcgttcacatctgcgccaatactccgttctgcaggtttccgtttcctgcacaaaacaggggcaggagacggaaacttgccgGCATGTATCCGGCCGTGatcgctggtgagcgttttatgctctccgcagctaaaccgattttctttaaccggacacagagtcagacatgcagtactctgtgtccggtttaaaaaaacaaacaaaaaaaaaacggtttcgccacggagagcataaaactagagatgagcaagtactattcggatcagccgatccgaacaacacgctcacatagaaatgaatggacatagccggcacgcagggggttaagcggctggccgccgtcaaagcggaagtaccaggtgcatccattcatttctatggagcgtgctgttcggatcggctgatccgaacagtactcgctcatctctacataaaaCGCTTACTGGCGCtaacggctggactcggcatgacaggtttccatcttctatatGCAGAAggcagaaacctgaaaacggagttcaggcgctgatgtgaacccagtgtaaggccccatgttgtggaaaagctgcttttttttgttgcaggtttttctgTGTTTATTTGAGCCAGACCCAGGAACAACTACAAAAGgactgggaaatataaaggaagcttttatacttctccattctgcttaaaggggccctatcagcaaaattatgctgtatgagccccacatatgtgtgaatagcctttaaaaaggttatttagGCACCGCTAATATTATTTTAACCCCtcctccgttttaaaataaaaccataaaaacatatatgtaaatcatacctattgtgcatgctgggcggtaatgcactgtccgacgtcatcttctggcacgctttcctcttctttcggcgacacccttcggtcctggctcttccccggcttcatcatcCTCTTTTTCCGGCAGGATTGTTTCAAATCCGGCACGTGCGTAGTAGAACTGTGCAGGCGCCGgctccatttttctcaatggcagttcgcgagcgtactgctcatgcacagtacgctcgcgtagttctaaggggaactgagcatgctcagtatcccattgagaaaaatggcaccggagcctggcggaagaagaggacgatgaagctgaGGAAGAGCCAGGATCGGAGGGCAttgccgaaagaagaggaaggcgtgctagaagatgacgtcggaccgtgcatgaccgcccagcgtgcacgataggtatgatttacatatatgtttttatggttttattttaaaacgggggagtggttaaaataacattagcagtgcgcgaatagcctttttaaaggctattcacacatatgtggggctcatacagcataattttgcttatagagcccctttaaggcacgcctggctttgcctaaaaaaaaaaaattgcagcaaaatctgcaacaaaataagccgtTTTTTCTCatattggggccttagcctaaagggttttccaggctaaataatggatgacctatccttataatAGGTTATCAGTTAAAGGTGAGCATGAATTTGACACCTGGATTCCcagttgatcagctgtttgaagaagctgTAGTGTTTGGGTGAGCACTGTAGCCACTTTAGTACTTGCCAagtgctgtacatttgtatagcagctgtgcttggtatttcaGGTCTGGATGTGTGACcgttgaatgtgatgtcacatggcctgtgaagctttGCCGAGAGAGCACTGCAGCTGCTTAATACAGGTTAGACAATTGAATCCTGGGTGGCAGATCCCCATAATTacatttctgcttcaattatacatatacagaaaatggcagcatttccataagtataattgacatgctacgatttacaaaaacgtgactgtttttgaaaacacaacatgtccactgcggatatttttctgcaatgtgtggatgtgattagccagaatcccatccacttagcagTTTTTTGTATGTAGCTGTATTTTCACTACAgcaaaatcgtggcatttacacTACAAGGGCCCAGGCCTCAATGGGACCAATCAGATAACTTTGTGACTCTAGGGGTGCTGTTACTCCTACAACATAAAATGAATGATATTGGGTTTACACTGCACCTTTCTTTCTCCTGTAGAATTGCATtcagtttttcattgcatttatgAGTAGCGCATTTCTACTAGGCCAGTAAACCAGAGGGTTTTAATTTAATGGCTGTTCACATACAAGTGAGATCTATAGTAACCAGTTTtagttaaaaaagtaaaaaagctgCTTGTAAACTATAAATTGTACTCATTTGCAGACTGGTTAGatttttaaagggaatttgtgaGCACAATTATAGCACCCACACCAACCACAGTGGTGCGGTTCTGCAATGGTGTCCTTATGAAGTTTGAGTGATGCTGCCATCCTTCAGAAATTATATGGTAATAAATATTCAGATTGGCTTCTTGAAGTCAAGAGAGTGGAGAGCTAGCCGAAGAAGCCAGCTTTGCACTCCCCTTTTACTATAATTGACATCCTTCATCCTTTTTACTTCTCTGACATCTCTGCAGCGGTCCCAGTGTACTCCCAGGATGGCAGGATCGTTCAGGTTTTATCAGGACACCATTGTAGAAGACCTGCCATGCCCTGTCAGGTACTATACTCAGTTCAGGTGCTGACACGTTCCCTTTGATGTATCTATTCACACGTCGACTGTTTTAACTGTCCACGTGAACAATCCAAGAGAAAATAGAACAAGCTATTTCACAGCCtgatttcatggatccctcaatagacttaTGTCAATGAAGGATCAGTGAAAACAGATTACCTTAAGGTGAACGCTTTTACACTTTTGTGTGCTTTTTTATGGATGAGTGACCACATATGCACATGTGTGTGTTTCAGCTGTGAAACTTGGTCTGTGTATTGGCCTGATTTATCTcctgacagtggcgtaactaggagtggcAGGGTACTTTTgacatgcgcccccccccccccccccggattcctgtgctctctattatgccccatagtggcacctgtacacactattatgcctcatggtggcctcttcacccagtattatgccccatagtggcccctacacacactattatgtcccatagtggcccctacacacactattatgccccactgtggacacccatgaacaataatcggagactgaagggggtgccaacataaaaaacaatgttacttaccaatACCAAGCTCTGCTGCAATCCtcagtggtgtcagccatcttcactgacgtccgggatgtcacatgacctgggactcaggcccaggtcatgtgacgtcagggagagtcacagaagtaggcccgaacctgcccggagaggtaagtaagacagtttttttatgttaccttacctcccctggaactccgatcattatacttgggggtctgaaaagacccctgagtataataatgatgtttgtggggctagtggcgtcacttaccgatctcggcATCTGCCGGaaaaggtaagtaaatagggcctgttactccagctggtaatggcctattaagaaaagaaaaaaaatgcagcggtagcagctgttgctgggcccctaatgtcccgggccctgtggcagccgctacccctactACCCCAGTACTTACGCCATTGCTTCCTGATAAgtatgccaggagagggactcctggcataatagttatctatgatgttaggagtccatGCTGTACTGATTACAGTACATgccagtatgtcactgggagttAGGGGTTCCTGTTGGCATAGGGAGTCTCTCTCCCAGCATATTGATCAGGCTGGTAAATGCACCAACATACCGACTGAGTTTCACAGCTATGATTGCGCTTTGTGTGAGACTGGGTTAACACAGCTGCATGCGGGTTTTAATTAAAGTAATGCCTAGCACACGTTTCTATACATGTCACCTGAATGGTAATGGGGATTGAATTGAAAACCTCTGGTATACTGGCATAGGAGAAGTGTGATGttcataaggctgagttcagacggagttttttggtcagaattttgaatcAGAATCCCAAAAACTGCTCCCATTCAGCcgc contains:
- the MIURF gene encoding mitochondrial ribosome and complex I assembly factor AltMIEF1, translating into MAGWSREAVLTLYRALLRQGRKLQFTDRDYYASYVRREFRKNQSLTKQEDREKQLEKGQVFLSTKLGGLV